A genomic window from Carcharodon carcharias isolate sCarCar2 chromosome X, sCarCar2.pri, whole genome shotgun sequence includes:
- the LOC121273171 gene encoding tubulin alpha-1C chain, whose product MRECISIHVGQAGVQIGNACWELYCLEHGIQPDGQMPSDKTIGGGDDSFNTFFSETGAGKHVPRAVFVDLEPTVIDEVRTGTYRQLFHPEQLITGKEDAANNYARGHYTIGKEIIDLVLDRIRKLADQCTGLQGFLVFHSFGGGTGSGFTSLLMERLSVDYGKKSKLEFSIYPAPQVSTAVVEPYNSILTTHTTLEHSDCAFMVDNEAIYDICRRNLDIERPTYTNLNRLISQIVSSITASLRFDGALNVDLTEFQTNLVPYPRIHFPLATYAPVISAEKAYHEQLTVAEITNACFEPANQMVKCDPRHGKYMACCLLYRGDVVPKDVNAAIATIKTKRTIQFVDWCPTGFKVGINYQPPTVVPGGDLAKVQRAVCMLSNTTAVAEAWARLDHKFDLMYAKRAFVHWYVGEGMEEGEFSEAREDMAALEKDYEEVGADSAEGEEEGEEY is encoded by the exons ATG CGTGAGTGCATCAGTATCCACGTTGGCCAGGCTGGAGTGCAGATTGGAAATGCCTGCTGGGAGCTCTACTGCTTGGAACACGGCATCCAGCCTGATGGGCAGATGCCCAGTGACAAGACCATCGGAGGTGGAGATGATTCCTTCAACACCTTCTTCAGTGAGACAGGAGCAGGAAAGCATGTTCCACGAGCTGTGTTTGTGGACTTGGAACCAACTGTGATAG ATGAGGTTCGTACTGGTACTTATCGCCAGCTGTTCCACCCTGAACAGCTCATCACTGGCAAGGAGGATGCAGCCAATAACTATGCCCGTGGTCATTACACAATTGGCAAGGAGATCATTGACCTGGTTCTGGACCGAATCCGTAAACTA GCTGACCAATGCACAGGTCTCCAGGGTTTCCTGGTCTTCCACAGCTTTGGTGGGGGTACTGGATCTGGTTTTACATCCCTGCTGATGGAACGTCTCTCTGTTGACTATGGCAAGAAATCCAAGCTTGAATTCTCCATCTACCCAGCTCCACAGGTGTCTACCGCAGTGGTAGAGCCCTACAACTCTATCTTAACCACCCACACCACCCTGGAGCACTCTGATTGTGCTTTCATGGTTGACAATGAAGCCATCTATGACATCTGCCGACGAAACCTAGACATTGAACGGCCAACTTACACCAACCTGAACCGTCTCATCAGCCAGATAGTGTCCTCTATCACTGCTTCCCTCCGCTTTGATGGTGCCCTGAATGTTGATCTGACTGAGTTCCAGACCAACTTGGTGCCATATCCCCGTATCCACTTCCCATTGGCCACCTATGCACCAGTTATCTCAGCTGAGAAAGCCTATCACGAGCAGCTGACAGTAGCAGAGATAACCAATGCTTGCTTTgagccagccaatcagatggtcAAATGTGACCCTCGCCATGGCAAGTACATGGCCTGCTGTCTCCTTTACCGTGGTGATGTGgtgccaaaagatgtcaatgcAGCTATTGCTACTATTAAAACTAAACGTACCATCCAGTTTGTGGATTGGTGTCCAACTGGTTTCAAGGTTGGTATCAACTACCAGCCTCCCACTGTGGTACCTGGAGGTGACCTGGCCAAGGTTCAGCGGGCTGTGTGTATGCTGAGCAACACTACAGCTGTTGCTGAAGCTTGGGCTCGCCTGGACCACAAATTTGACCTGATGTATGCTAAGCGTGCCTTTGTTCACTGGTATGTTGGTGAGGGTATGGAGGAGGGAGAATTCTCAGAGGCCCGTGAGGACATGGCTGCTCTGGAGAAAGATTATGAAGAAGTTGGTGCTGATAGTGCCGAGGGTGAAGAGGAAGGAGAGGAGTATTAA